One window of Pogoniulus pusillus isolate bPogPus1 chromosome 9, bPogPus1.pri, whole genome shotgun sequence genomic DNA carries:
- the TRMT9B gene encoding probable tRNA methyltransferase 9B isoform X1, giving the protein MQPLPPPRGCRMEQEAAQLEKQHVHSVYENTAAYLNDLQSKAWPRVRSFLLEQEPGSLVADIGCCPAACLSTARNHSSPLTHNCSCGTGKYLSVNSQVYNLGCDYCRPLVEIARQRDDEVLVCDNLNLPFRDHCFNAVISIGVIHHFSTAARRVRAVQEMARVLAPGGQLMIYVWAMEQKHRRFEKQDVFVPWNPALCCRQPPEPPHALAGTAAQPAPLRLPRCSCRGGLRPDTERKPARGTDRCLPGACCMNVSDEENRFYSALGRSLRSWFFSRSLDESALRRQTERARSAKNESGWAGSAVPLQQSRHCSLDLGHHGALLREQGLEDDDVFVESLPLKKPQWAPARDALEGVSSNGGHHGAAERGGEGSPFPNGPGQDSGCGCHQDGAAEPVGSRVLQRTSTADSSECALEAAVSVGEQAGAARDTSAFMRYYHVFRDGELCALLRDHVPALRIRSACYDHGNWCVIAEKREAS; this is encoded by the exons GATGGAAcaggaggctgcccagctggagaagcagcatgTGCACAGTGTCTATGAGAACACAGCTGCCTACCTGAACGACCTGCAGAGCAAGGCTTGGCCGCGCGTCCGCAGCTTCTTGCTGGAGCAGGAACCTGGCAGCCTGGTGGCTGACATCG gctgctgccctgctgcctgcctgtcgACTGCCAGAAATCATTCTTCACCACTGACCCATAACTGCA GTTGTGGAACTGGAAAGTACCTGAGTGTCAACAGCCAGGTCTATAACCTCGGCTGCGATTACTGCAGGCCGCTGGTGGAGATCGCAAGGCAGAGAGATGATGAAGTGCTGGTGTGTGACAACCTTAACCTCCCCTTCAGGGACCACTGCTTCAATGCAGTCATTTCCATTGGAG TGATCCATCACTTCTCGACCGCGGcgaggagggtcagggcagtGCAGGAAATGGCGAGGGTGCTGGCGCCCGGGGGCCAGCTGATGATCTACGTGTGGGCCATGGAGCAGAAGCACCGCCGCTTCGAGAAGCAGGACGTGTTTGTGCCCTGGAACCCGGCGCTGTGCTGCCGGCAGCCCCCGGAGCCGCCGCACGCTCTGGCGGGCACAGCCGCGCAGCCTGCGCCGCTGCGCCTCCCCCGCTGCAGCTGCCGGGGCGGGCTGCGGCCAGACACCGAGCGCAAGCCGGCCCGCGGCACGGACCGCTGCCTGCCCGGAGCCTGCTGCATGAACGTTTCTGACGAGGAGAACAGGTTTTACAGCGCCCTCGGCAGGTCCTTGCGCTCCTGGTTCTTCTCCAGATCCCTCGACGAGTCGGCGCTGAGGAGGCAAACGGAGAGGGCGAGGTCTGCGAAGAACGAGAGCGGGTGGGCAGGCAGCGCCGTGCCCCTCCAGCAGTCACGGCACTGCAGCTTGGACTTGGGTCACCACGGGGCGCTGCTGAGGGAGCAAGGTTTGGAGGATGATGATGTGTTCGTGGAGAGCCTGCCTCTCAAGAAGCCACAGTGGGCTCCGGCCAGGGATGCGCTGGAGGGTGTGAGTTCAAACGGAGGACACCACGGTGCAGCCGAGAGGGGGGGTGAAGGCTCTCCCTTTCCAAATGGCCCAGGGCAAGACAGCGGCTGCGGCTGTCACCAGGACGGTGCTGCTGAGCCTGtcggcagcagggtgctgcagaggaCGTCGACGGCTGACTCCAGCGAGTGCGCTCTGGAGGCGGCGGTGTCGGTGGGGGAGCAGGCTGGCGCCGCGCGGGACACCAGCGCCTTCATGCGCTACTACCATGTGTTCCGCGACGGGGAGCTGTGCGCGCTGCTGCGCGACCACGTCCCCGCCCTGCGCATCCGCTCCGCCTGCTACGACCACGGCAACTGGTGCGTTATTGCCGAGAAAAGGGAGGCCAGCTGA
- the TRMT9B gene encoding probable tRNA methyltransferase 9B isoform X2 produces the protein MQPLPPPRGCRMEQEAAQLEKQHVHSVYENTAAYLNDLQSKAWPRVRSFLLEQEPGSLVADIGCGTGKYLSVNSQVYNLGCDYCRPLVEIARQRDDEVLVCDNLNLPFRDHCFNAVISIGVIHHFSTAARRVRAVQEMARVLAPGGQLMIYVWAMEQKHRRFEKQDVFVPWNPALCCRQPPEPPHALAGTAAQPAPLRLPRCSCRGGLRPDTERKPARGTDRCLPGACCMNVSDEENRFYSALGRSLRSWFFSRSLDESALRRQTERARSAKNESGWAGSAVPLQQSRHCSLDLGHHGALLREQGLEDDDVFVESLPLKKPQWAPARDALEGVSSNGGHHGAAERGGEGSPFPNGPGQDSGCGCHQDGAAEPVGSRVLQRTSTADSSECALEAAVSVGEQAGAARDTSAFMRYYHVFRDGELCALLRDHVPALRIRSACYDHGNWCVIAEKREAS, from the exons GATGGAAcaggaggctgcccagctggagaagcagcatgTGCACAGTGTCTATGAGAACACAGCTGCCTACCTGAACGACCTGCAGAGCAAGGCTTGGCCGCGCGTCCGCAGCTTCTTGCTGGAGCAGGAACCTGGCAGCCTGGTGGCTGACATCG GTTGTGGAACTGGAAAGTACCTGAGTGTCAACAGCCAGGTCTATAACCTCGGCTGCGATTACTGCAGGCCGCTGGTGGAGATCGCAAGGCAGAGAGATGATGAAGTGCTGGTGTGTGACAACCTTAACCTCCCCTTCAGGGACCACTGCTTCAATGCAGTCATTTCCATTGGAG TGATCCATCACTTCTCGACCGCGGcgaggagggtcagggcagtGCAGGAAATGGCGAGGGTGCTGGCGCCCGGGGGCCAGCTGATGATCTACGTGTGGGCCATGGAGCAGAAGCACCGCCGCTTCGAGAAGCAGGACGTGTTTGTGCCCTGGAACCCGGCGCTGTGCTGCCGGCAGCCCCCGGAGCCGCCGCACGCTCTGGCGGGCACAGCCGCGCAGCCTGCGCCGCTGCGCCTCCCCCGCTGCAGCTGCCGGGGCGGGCTGCGGCCAGACACCGAGCGCAAGCCGGCCCGCGGCACGGACCGCTGCCTGCCCGGAGCCTGCTGCATGAACGTTTCTGACGAGGAGAACAGGTTTTACAGCGCCCTCGGCAGGTCCTTGCGCTCCTGGTTCTTCTCCAGATCCCTCGACGAGTCGGCGCTGAGGAGGCAAACGGAGAGGGCGAGGTCTGCGAAGAACGAGAGCGGGTGGGCAGGCAGCGCCGTGCCCCTCCAGCAGTCACGGCACTGCAGCTTGGACTTGGGTCACCACGGGGCGCTGCTGAGGGAGCAAGGTTTGGAGGATGATGATGTGTTCGTGGAGAGCCTGCCTCTCAAGAAGCCACAGTGGGCTCCGGCCAGGGATGCGCTGGAGGGTGTGAGTTCAAACGGAGGACACCACGGTGCAGCCGAGAGGGGGGGTGAAGGCTCTCCCTTTCCAAATGGCCCAGGGCAAGACAGCGGCTGCGGCTGTCACCAGGACGGTGCTGCTGAGCCTGtcggcagcagggtgctgcagaggaCGTCGACGGCTGACTCCAGCGAGTGCGCTCTGGAGGCGGCGGTGTCGGTGGGGGAGCAGGCTGGCGCCGCGCGGGACACCAGCGCCTTCATGCGCTACTACCATGTGTTCCGCGACGGGGAGCTGTGCGCGCTGCTGCGCGACCACGTCCCCGCCCTGCGCATCCGCTCCGCCTGCTACGACCACGGCAACTGGTGCGTTATTGCCGAGAAAAGGGAGGCCAGCTGA